The uncultured Cohaesibacter sp. genome window below encodes:
- a CDS encoding CHASE domain-containing protein has protein sequence MHRLIAPIVFSTVMIIGTGVSLMLYNGAERAHESRAEDVAGQLVDRVSLRLSQHFALLRATNAFFKASPTRIQHQQFAKIISGFRLEENYPGLQGIGFAEAFNPDDDAAMNAVLAYDYGDGAKVWPETDRGERAAIALLEPMDDRNLAAIGYDMYSEPVRRSAIRKAYETGEMVASGPVELVQEITAIKQAGFLVYSRYERSEARKAEGAFEALEQPSVDRKPVRGVIYAPFRAGDLFMTALAEKPQLPVALQAHDLDDKSHPLFKSALYDDVDKYGDRVTRVIAVAGRQWVLDIRVQPKQTLDLEDVAPYVSIAVFLLLATMLAWITHSQLKAVRTARTMQELSEKNLTEKDLLLQEMKHRIKNSIARILAMARQTARHSDTLENFSDSFTARLQAMANAQDALTRSHWQRADLSDLLSRELGQVLGEDQFGGMISGPTVELDETTVQAFALTFHELATNALKYSDVASDNTALSVRWSVDLRGKDRILTLVWQERSQEPVKAPDHKGFGTRLIDANIRGELRGSIDRRFEENGLTVEITVPLVTKAKGPSKSKPGSAPAAGSGKEPDNQAK, from the coding sequence ATGCACAGACTGATTGCCCCCATCGTCTTCTCCACGGTCATGATCATCGGAACCGGGGTGTCCCTGATGCTGTACAATGGTGCCGAGCGGGCACACGAGAGCCGGGCCGAGGATGTCGCCGGTCAGTTGGTGGACCGTGTATCCCTGCGTCTGTCCCAGCATTTCGCACTTTTGAGGGCAACCAATGCCTTCTTCAAGGCCTCGCCGACGCGCATCCAGCACCAACAGTTTGCCAAGATCATTTCAGGCTTTCGGTTGGAAGAAAACTATCCGGGGCTGCAGGGGATCGGTTTTGCCGAGGCCTTCAATCCGGACGATGATGCCGCGATGAATGCCGTGCTGGCCTATGACTATGGCGACGGGGCGAAGGTCTGGCCGGAGACTGATCGGGGCGAGAGGGCGGCCATCGCCCTGCTGGAGCCAATGGACGATCGCAATCTGGCGGCCATCGGCTATGACATGTACTCCGAACCGGTCCGACGCTCCGCTATCCGCAAGGCGTATGAAACCGGGGAGATGGTGGCCTCCGGGCCTGTCGAGCTGGTGCAGGAAATCACGGCGATCAAACAGGCCGGTTTTCTTGTCTATTCACGCTATGAACGCAGTGAAGCCAGAAAAGCCGAGGGAGCCTTTGAGGCCCTCGAGCAGCCCTCGGTCGACCGTAAACCGGTAAGGGGGGTAATCTATGCGCCCTTCCGGGCTGGTGATCTGTTCATGACGGCGCTGGCCGAGAAGCCACAATTGCCTGTGGCCCTGCAGGCGCATGACCTTGATGACAAGAGCCATCCGCTGTTCAAGTCTGCGCTCTATGACGATGTCGACAAGTATGGTGATCGCGTGACGCGGGTTATCGCAGTCGCCGGACGGCAATGGGTGCTCGACATCCGCGTCCAGCCGAAACAGACCCTCGATCTTGAGGATGTGGCGCCCTATGTGTCGATTGCGGTGTTTTTGCTGCTTGCCACCATGCTGGCCTGGATCACCCATTCGCAGCTGAAGGCGGTGCGAACCGCCAGAACAATGCAGGAGTTGTCGGAAAAGAACCTGACGGAAAAGGACCTGCTGTTGCAGGAGATGAAGCACCGGATCAAAAATTCCATCGCCCGGATTCTGGCCATGGCGCGTCAGACCGCCCGCCATTCCGATACTCTTGAGAATTTTTCCGACAGCTTCACGGCCCGTCTTCAGGCGATGGCCAACGCGCAGGATGCCCTGACGCGCTCTCATTGGCAGCGGGCGGATCTGTCCGATCTGTTGTCACGGGAGCTGGGGCAGGTTTTGGGAGAGGACCAGTTTGGCGGCATGATTTCCGGACCAACCGTGGAACTGGACGAGACCACGGTTCAGGCCTTCGCACTCACCTTCCACGAGCTCGCAACCAACGCCCTGAAATACAGTGATGTTGCAAGCGACAACACGGCTCTGAGCGTTCGCTGGTCGGTTGATCTCAGGGGCAAAGACCGCATTCTGACGCTGGTCTGGCAGGAACGCAGTCAGGAGCCGGTGAAGGCGCCTGACCACAAGGGATTTGGCACGCGACTGATCGATGCCAATATCCGGGGTGAATTGCGCGGCTCCATCGACCGCCGTTTCGAGGAAAACGGACTGACAGTCGAGATCACGGTGCCCCTTGTGACAAAGGCCAAGGGTCCGTCAAAGTCAAAGCCGGGCAGTGCGCCGGCCGCCGGGTCCGGCAAGGAACCAGACAATCAGGCCAAGTAG
- a CDS encoding PLDc N-terminal domain-containing protein, producing the protein MFTGYGLVGLIILFLDIYAIVKVIGSHESTGVKLLWILGIIIFPLLGLIVWFLAGPGGRRTARL; encoded by the coding sequence ATGTTTACCGGCTATGGCCTTGTTGGCCTCATCATCCTGTTTCTCGACATCTACGCCATCGTCAAGGTGATTGGCAGCCACGAGAGCACCGGCGTCAAGCTGTTGTGGATCCTGGGCATAATCATCTTCCCGCTACTTGGCCTGATTGTCTGGTTCCTTGCCGGACCCGGCGGCCGGCGCACTGCCCGGCTTTGA
- a CDS encoding DUF992 domain-containing protein, with protein sequence MTRLFKYLFLAALPALTVSAPVRAEPIDRVEIGQLDCAVKGGKGFIFKSTKDLSCTFKSAQSGVPDEAYFGAINKFGLDIGTTDHGVISWLVLAPTTDKYRPGALAGDYGGITAEATVGAGVGGNLLVGGSKETIALQPISVSAQTGLNFALAVSEIELRTLAD encoded by the coding sequence ATGACCCGATTGTTCAAGTATCTTTTTCTTGCGGCGCTCCCCGCCCTCACCGTCAGCGCTCCGGTGCGCGCCGAGCCCATCGACAGGGTCGAGATCGGCCAGTTGGATTGCGCCGTGAAAGGAGGAAAGGGCTTCATTTTCAAGTCCACCAAGGACCTGTCCTGCACCTTCAAATCCGCTCAGAGCGGTGTTCCGGATGAGGCCTATTTCGGCGCCATCAACAAGTTCGGTCTGGATATCGGCACCACGGATCATGGCGTGATCTCATGGCTGGTTCTGGCGCCGACCACGGACAAGTATCGTCCCGGTGCCTTGGCAGGCGACTATGGCGGCATCACCGCCGAAGCGACCGTCGGAGCTGGCGTTGGCGGCAACCTTCTGGTCGGCGGCTCCAAGGAAACCATTGCGTTGCAGCCAATCAGTGTTTCCGCCCAGACCGGCCTCAACTTCGCGCTGGCCGTAAGCGAAATCGAACTGCGAACGCTGGCCGACTGA